From one Cucurbita pepo subsp. pepo cultivar mu-cu-16 chromosome LG17, ASM280686v2, whole genome shotgun sequence genomic stretch:
- the LOC111778303 gene encoding cyclin-T1-5-like, with protein sequence MSRVRNFSYQGGMTYDEYWATLNRYDFKDHHQMTSRSNYYDNGYCNHFEFSGQYKEQVNRSIYARTDTLNTIKSHNSQSFKRRKFSASRWEDSGKYHWQARAYVNGPSIYSNLVHPPPRSNNDVSTSASCKRSRSIMEEDEPFFMTRDEIERCSPSRKDGIDTVRETHLRYTYCAFLQSLGLQLELPQTTIGTAMILCHRFFIRRSHACHDRFLIATSALFLAAKSEETPRPLNNVLRASCQILHKQDFNVLSYMLPVDWFEQYRERVTEAEQLILTTLNFELNVQHPYAPLMSVLNKIGLSQSILVNLALNLISEGLRSSLWLQFKPHQIAAGAAYLSAKLLNMDFAPYQNILQEFQATPAILQDVAQQLMELF encoded by the exons ATGTCTCGTGTTCGGAATTTCAGTTATCAAGGAGGGATGACTTATGATGAGTACTGGGCCACTTTGAATAGATATGATTTCAAAGACCACCATCAAATGACAAGTAGGAGCAATTATTATGATAATGGCTATTGCAACCATTTTGAATTCTCAGGGCAGTATAAAGAGCAGGTTAATAGGTCTATTTATGCGAGGACTGATACTTTGAACACCATCAAGTCTCATAATTCTCAGTCTTTTAAAAGGAGGAAGTTTTCTGCTTCACGTTGGGAGGATAGTGGGAAATACCATTGGCAGGCGAGGGCGTATGTTAATGGACCTTCAATCTATAGCAATTTGGTCCATCCTCCTCCAAGATCCAACAACGATGTCTCTACGTCTGCCAGCTGTAAACGCAGCCGCTCAATAATGGAAGAGGATGAGCCTTTCTTTATGACCAGGGATGAGATTGAGAGATGTTCACCTTCAAGAAAAGATGGTATTGATACAGTACGTGAAACACATCTGCGGTACACATACTGTGCCTTCCTTCAGAGTCTAGGTTTGCAGCTTGAGTT ACCACAGACTACCATTGGCACTGCAATGATTCTATGCCATCGGTTTTTTATTCGAAGGTCACACGCTTGTCATGATAGATTT TTGATTGCCACATCTGCACTCTTCCTTGCTGCAAAATCTGAGGAGACACCACGCCCTCTGAATAATGTCTTGCGAGCTTCGTGCCAAATTCTACACAAACAGGATTTTAATGTCTTATCTTATATGCTCCCTGTT GATTGGTTTGAGCAATATCGTGAAAGAGTAACTGAGGCTGAACAATTGATACTGACTACACTGAACTTTGAACTCAACGTACAACATCCCTATGCTCCTCTTATGTCTGTTCTTAACAAGATAGGTCTTTCACAGTCGATCTTGGTGAACCTTGCACTGAACTTAATCAGTGAAGG gcTGAGGAGCTCACTCTGGCTTCAGTTTAAGCCCCATCAGATAGCTGCTGGAGCTGCATATCTGTCTGCCAAGCTATTGAATATGGATTTTGCTCCTTATCAAAATATCTTGCAAGAGTTCCAAGCTACGCCAGCTATTCTCCAAG ATGTGGCCCAGCAGTTGATGGAGCTGTTCTAA